A single window of Flavobacterium aestivum DNA harbors:
- the rfbC gene encoding dTDP-4-dehydrorhamnose 3,5-epimerase, translated as MTIEQTFIKDLVVVEPTVFGDERGYFFEAYSKIKFKDLGIDIDFVQDNQSFSKKGTLRGLHYQNPPFAQTKLVRVLEGEIIDVAVDLRKDSPTYGKHFGIKLTAENKKQLFVPQGFAHGFSVLSETAVVMYKCDQFYNKQSEGGIRYDDEILNVDWGMDLEDAIVSEKDLVLPDFANCNSQF; from the coding sequence ATGACAATAGAACAAACATTTATTAAGGATTTAGTAGTTGTCGAGCCAACTGTTTTTGGTGATGAAAGAGGTTATTTTTTTGAGGCTTACAGTAAAATTAAATTTAAAGATTTAGGAATCGATATTGATTTCGTACAAGACAATCAATCTTTTTCAAAAAAAGGAACTCTTAGAGGATTGCATTATCAAAATCCTCCATTTGCACAAACTAAACTAGTACGTGTTTTAGAGGGGGAAATCATAGATGTGGCGGTCGATTTGAGAAAAGATTCTCCTACTTATGGAAAGCATTTTGGTATTAAGCTAACTGCTGAAAATAAAAAGCAATTATTTGTACCCCAAGGTTTTGCTCATGGATTTTCTGTTTTGAGTGAAACCGCTGTTGTGATGTACAAATGCGATCAGTTTTATAACAAACAAAGTGAAGGAGGAATCCGCTATGATGATGAAATCTTAAATGTCGATTGGGGAATGGATTTGGAGGATGCGATTGTATCCGAAAAGGATTTGGTTTTACCTGATTTTGCTAATTGTAATAGTCAGTTTTAA
- a CDS encoding NAD-dependent epimerase/dehydratase family protein translates to MTKIAITGSTGFVGANLQNYLKESYEIEPLSVRYIPNQEFEIEADFLIHLGGKAHDLKKVSKPNDYYEANFELTKQLFDAFLDSNATVFVFMSTVKAVADKADGVLTEDVIPNPKTHYGIAKHQAELYILNKELPKDKRVYILRPCMIHGPGNKGNLNLLYQLVSKGLPWPLGSFKNQRSFLSIENLCFVIKELLENSSIPRGVYQIADDESLSTNELIELFGTCLGKKSRIWSIPVSLIKGLANLGNYCYLPLNSERLQKLTENYVVSNQKLVTTIGKPLPLSVKKGLLITLESFKKKE, encoded by the coding sequence ATGACTAAAATTGCAATTACTGGATCTACTGGGTTTGTAGGGGCTAACCTTCAAAATTATTTAAAAGAATCATATGAAATAGAACCATTGAGTGTTCGTTATATTCCTAATCAGGAATTTGAAATTGAAGCAGACTTTTTAATTCATCTTGGAGGGAAAGCACATGATTTAAAAAAAGTTTCAAAACCAAACGATTATTATGAAGCTAATTTCGAACTGACTAAACAACTGTTTGATGCATTTTTGGACTCGAATGCTACTGTGTTTGTTTTTATGAGTACAGTTAAAGCTGTCGCAGACAAAGCGGATGGAGTTTTAACTGAAGATGTAATTCCAAATCCAAAGACGCATTATGGTATTGCTAAGCACCAGGCAGAGCTATATATATTGAATAAGGAATTACCTAAAGATAAAAGAGTTTATATACTTAGACCATGTATGATTCATGGTCCGGGAAATAAAGGAAATCTTAATTTATTATATCAATTAGTTTCAAAAGGATTGCCTTGGCCCTTAGGATCTTTTAAGAATCAAAGATCATTTCTAAGTATAGAAAATCTTTGTTTTGTTATAAAAGAATTATTAGAAAACAGTTCAATACCTAGAGGTGTCTATCAAATAGCTGATGATGAATCATTATCAACTAATGAACTAATTGAGCTTTTTGGAACATGTTTAGGGAAAAAAAGTAGAATTTGGTCAATCCCTGTTTCTTTGATTAAAGGATTAGCCAATTTAGGGAATTATTGTTATTTGCCCTTAAATTCTGAACGTTTGCAAAAGTTAACGGAGAATTATGTGGTAAGTAACCAAAAGTTAGTAACGACTATAGGGAAACCTTTGCCATTAAGCGTGAAGAAAGGATTACTGATAACATTAGAATCATTTAAAAAAAAAGAATAA
- a CDS encoding glycosyltransferase family 4 protein: protein MKILLVTQYFFPENFKSNDIAFELVKRGHDVTVLTGLPNYPEGKIYNSYGFFKKRKEVINGVKVIRTLLIPRGKGGGIRLFLNYFSWAFFASFRALSLAFQSKFDAVLVHEPSPITQGFPAIVVKKIQKIPLYFWVLDLWPESLTSAGGITNKTVLSFFTKMVKYIYDKSDKILISSEGFKESILVKGDYNEKLLYFPNWAEDSILKGNSNYPIPELPKGFKILFAGNIGVAQDVNSIIKAALILKEKLDIHFVFVGDGRSKIQLEDFVNENNLNKTVHFLGRFPLDAMKTFFTQADVLLVSLKDELIFNVTVPAKLQAYLCTQKPILGMLNGEGAAIINEAKCGFSVNAGDSKELAKGIIKLYEMDNEDRYILGKNGFQYFEENFTMTKCLDNLESILKS from the coding sequence ATGAAAATATTATTAGTTACACAATATTTTTTTCCAGAAAATTTCAAAAGCAATGATATTGCTTTTGAACTTGTTAAAAGAGGACATGATGTTACCGTTTTGACTGGATTGCCAAATTATCCCGAAGGTAAAATTTATAATAGCTATGGTTTTTTTAAAAAACGTAAAGAAGTTATAAATGGAGTAAAGGTTATTAGGACACTTTTAATTCCGAGAGGAAAAGGGGGTGGAATTAGACTTTTTTTAAATTACTTTAGTTGGGCTTTTTTTGCTTCTTTTCGAGCTTTATCTTTAGCTTTCCAATCTAAATTTGATGCAGTTTTAGTACACGAACCATCTCCCATAACTCAAGGTTTTCCTGCAATTGTAGTCAAAAAAATTCAAAAGATTCCTCTTTATTTTTGGGTATTGGATTTATGGCCTGAAAGCCTTACTTCAGCAGGTGGAATCACAAATAAAACAGTCCTGTCATTTTTTACGAAAATGGTAAAGTATATTTATGATAAATCTGATAAAATTTTAATCAGTTCGGAAGGATTCAAAGAGTCAATTTTAGTAAAAGGGGATTATAATGAAAAATTACTTTATTTCCCTAATTGGGCTGAGGATTCTATTTTAAAGGGTAATTCTAATTATCCAATTCCTGAATTGCCGAAGGGGTTTAAAATTCTTTTTGCTGGAAATATTGGTGTAGCACAAGATGTTAATTCAATAATTAAAGCAGCCTTAATTCTTAAAGAAAAATTAGATATTCATTTTGTTTTTGTTGGAGATGGAAGAAGTAAGATACAATTAGAGGATTTTGTTAATGAAAATAATTTAAATAAAACAGTGCATTTTTTAGGAAGGTTTCCTCTGGATGCTATGAAAACTTTTTTTACCCAAGCAGATGTTTTATTAGTATCGCTAAAAGATGAATTGATTTTTAATGTAACAGTTCCAGCAAAATTGCAAGCATATTTATGTACTCAAAAACCAATTTTAGGTATGTTAAATGGAGAAGGAGCTGCGATTATTAATGAAGCAAAATGTGGATTCTCTGTTAATGCTGGAGATTCCAAAGAATTAGCTAAAGGGATAATTAAATTGTACGAAATGGATAATGAGGACCGATATATTCTTGGAAAAAATGGGTTTCAATATTTTGAAGAGAATTTTACGATGACAAAATGTTTAGATAATTTAGAATCCATATTAAAAAGCTAA
- the wecB gene encoding non-hydrolyzing UDP-N-acetylglucosamine 2-epimerase: protein MKSQLKVMTVVGTRPEIIRLSRVMAALDNSDAIEHIIVHTGQNYDYELNQIFFDDLGIRKPDFFLNAAGATATETVGQILIKIDPLLESEKPDAFLVLGDTNSCLCAIPAKKRHIPIFHMEAGNRCFDQRVPEETNRKIVDHTSDINLTYSDIAREYLLREGLPADRIIKTGSPMFEVLNHYLPSIESSDVLERLELEEGKFFVVSSHREENINSEVNFQGLMDSLNLIAEKYNYPIIVSTHPRTRNMIEKKNIQMHKNVQFLKPLGFNDYNALQMKSFAVLSDSGTISEESSVLNFRALNIRDAHERPEAMEETSVMMVGLSPERIMQGLVQLQYQKVGEERNFRPVADYSMPNVSEKMVRIILSYTDYVKRVVWREL, encoded by the coding sequence ATGAAATCACAATTAAAAGTAATGACTGTTGTTGGGACAAGACCTGAAATTATACGTCTTTCCAGAGTTATGGCAGCTTTAGATAATTCCGATGCAATTGAGCATATTATTGTACACACTGGGCAAAATTATGATTATGAATTAAATCAAATATTCTTTGATGATTTGGGAATTCGTAAACCAGATTTTTTTTTAAATGCAGCTGGAGCAACGGCCACAGAAACAGTTGGGCAAATTTTAATAAAAATAGATCCTTTACTAGAATCTGAAAAACCAGATGCTTTTTTAGTTTTAGGAGATACTAATAGTTGCTTGTGTGCAATACCAGCAAAGAAAAGACACATTCCAATTTTTCATATGGAAGCTGGAAATCGTTGCTTCGATCAGCGTGTACCAGAAGAAACTAACAGGAAAATTGTAGACCATACTTCTGATATTAACTTAACTTACAGTGATATAGCCAGAGAGTATTTACTAAGAGAAGGTTTACCTGCTGATAGAATCATAAAAACAGGTTCACCAATGTTTGAAGTTTTAAATCATTATCTGCCATCTATTGAATCTTCTGATGTATTAGAAAGATTAGAATTGGAAGAAGGTAAGTTTTTTGTTGTGTCATCGCATAGAGAGGAAAATATTAACAGTGAAGTAAATTTTCAAGGTTTAATGGACAGTTTGAATCTTATTGCTGAAAAATACAATTATCCAATTATTGTAAGTACGCATCCTCGAACTCGAAATATGATTGAGAAAAAGAATATTCAAATGCATAAAAATGTGCAATTTTTAAAACCATTAGGATTTAATGATTACAACGCTTTGCAAATGAAATCTTTTGCTGTTTTATCAGATTCAGGAACAATCTCGGAAGAATCATCAGTATTGAATTTTAGAGCCCTTAATATCAGGGATGCTCATGAAAGACCAGAAGCAATGGAAGAAACTTCTGTTATGATGGTAGGTTTAAGCCCAGAAAGAATTATGCAAGGATTAGTACAACTTCAATATCAAAAAGTTGGAGAAGAAAGAAACTTTAGACCAGTTGCTGATTACTCAATGCCAAATGTTTCAGAGAAAATGGTTCGTATTATTTTGAGTTATACCGATTATGTGAAGCGCGTAGTCTGGAGAGAATTATAG
- a CDS encoding NAD-dependent epimerase/dehydratase family protein — protein sequence MLKVGITGQAGFVGKHLYNTIGLFTEEFERIDFRKEYFEEESKLNDFVAECDVIVHLAAMNRHNDPQVIYDTNLGLVQKLVNSLKATGSKAHVLFSSSTQEERDNLYGKSKKEGRELMIDWANSSEGEFTGMIIPNVFGPFGYPNYNSVIATFCHKLSHNEIPTIDVDGDLKLIYVGELVDRMLSEIRARKGNPEVLVKHTSESKVSQILSLLEKYKSEYQEKGIIPSINNTFELNLFNTFRCYMDIKNHFPVKFVEHTDLRGSFVEIIRLGVGGQVSFSTTVPGITRGNHYHTRKIERFAVIKGKALIQLRQIGTDEVLDFYLDGDEPAYVDMPIWYTHNIKNIGNEVLYTNFWINEFYDPNDPDTYFENV from the coding sequence ATGTTAAAAGTAGGTATTACTGGTCAAGCAGGTTTTGTTGGAAAACACTTATATAATACAATCGGTTTATTTACCGAAGAATTTGAGAGAATTGATTTTCGAAAAGAATATTTTGAAGAAGAAAGTAAATTAAATGATTTTGTAGCTGAATGTGACGTAATAGTGCATTTAGCTGCTATGAATCGTCATAATGATCCACAAGTTATCTATGATACAAATCTTGGGTTGGTACAAAAATTAGTAAATTCTCTTAAAGCAACAGGAAGTAAGGCTCATGTTCTTTTTTCTTCATCAACTCAAGAAGAAAGGGATAATCTTTATGGTAAGTCGAAGAAAGAAGGAAGAGAATTAATGATTGATTGGGCTAACAGTTCAGAAGGTGAATTTACAGGAATGATTATTCCAAATGTTTTTGGGCCTTTCGGATATCCAAATTATAATTCTGTAATTGCTACTTTTTGTCATAAATTATCGCATAATGAAATACCAACGATTGATGTAGATGGGGATTTAAAATTGATTTATGTTGGAGAATTGGTTGATAGAATGCTTTCTGAAATAAGAGCAAGAAAAGGAAATCCGGAAGTATTGGTTAAACATACTTCAGAATCTAAGGTTTCTCAGATTTTGAGTTTATTAGAAAAATATAAATCAGAATATCAAGAGAAAGGTATTATTCCAAGTATCAATAACACATTTGAGCTCAATTTGTTCAATACTTTTCGTTGCTACATGGATATAAAAAATCATTTTCCTGTAAAATTTGTTGAGCATACGGATCTGCGAGGCTCATTTGTTGAGATTATACGTTTGGGAGTTGGGGGGCAAGTTTCATTTTCAACAACAGTACCTGGAATAACTCGTGGGAATCATTATCATACAAGAAAAATAGAGCGTTTTGCAGTAATTAAAGGAAAAGCCTTAATTCAGTTACGCCAAATCGGTACCGATGAGGTTTTAGATTTTTATTTGGATGGAGATGAACCAGCGTATGTGGATATGCCAATTTGGTACACACATAATATAAAAAATATTGGGAATGAAGTTTTATATACTAATTTTTGGATAAATGAATTCTATGATCCGAATGACCCAGATACTTATTTTGAAAATGTTTAA
- a CDS encoding WxcM-like domain-containing protein, with translation MIPKLIIGNCHSDQRGNLLYNNDFDASLIKRIYVIENKDVQFVRGWQGHQIEQRWFSAVSGSFKIQLIKIDNWEKPSVDLENFTYIVDSEKLNVIHVPSGYISSIQSLELNSKLLVMADYLLGETKDEYRYDIEYFKI, from the coding sequence ATGATACCAAAACTAATTATCGGCAATTGTCATTCTGACCAACGTGGCAATTTATTATATAATAATGATTTTGATGCTTCTTTAATTAAAAGAATATACGTAATCGAAAATAAAGATGTTCAATTTGTAAGAGGATGGCAAGGACATCAAATAGAACAAAGATGGTTTTCTGCTGTTAGCGGAAGTTTTAAAATTCAATTAATTAAAATTGATAATTGGGAAAAGCCATCTGTAGATTTGGAAAATTTTACCTATATAGTTGATTCCGAAAAATTAAATGTAATACATGTTCCTAGCGGATATATCAGTAGTATTCAATCCTTAGAACTTAATTCTAAGTTATTGGTTATGGCTGATTATTTATTAGGAGAGACTAAAGACGAGTATAGATACGATATTGAATATTTTAAAATTTAA
- a CDS encoding polysaccharide biosynthesis protein — MIIKNKVLLITGGTGSFGHAVLNRFLHTDHFSEIRIFSRDEKKQDDMRNQLKNDKLKFYIGDVRDFNSVERAMRGVDYVFHAAALKQVPSCEFFPLEATKTNVFGTQNVIDAAGINKVKKVICLSTDKAAYPINAMGISKALMEKVAVAASRNLTDTTVCLTRYGNVMASRGSVIPLFLKQIKENNPITITDPNMTRFLMSLDEAVELVLFAFENGNPGDLFVNKAPAGTIGDLAQALKELCNSNNEIKIIGTRHGEKLYETLCTREEMVKAEDMGEFYRIPADNRDLNYAQYFSEGEEDVSLIEDYHSHNTEQQGVEGMKKLLSTLPLIRKEVFGEDVAQMPG, encoded by the coding sequence ATGATAATAAAAAATAAAGTACTTTTAATAACAGGAGGAACTGGTTCATTTGGTCATGCCGTCTTAAATCGTTTTCTTCATACTGATCATTTTAGTGAAATACGTATTTTTTCTCGTGATGAGAAAAAACAAGATGATATGCGTAATCAATTAAAAAACGATAAACTTAAGTTTTATATTGGTGACGTAAGAGACTTCAATAGTGTAGAACGTGCCATGCGAGGTGTGGATTATGTGTTTCATGCAGCAGCATTAAAACAAGTTCCTTCATGTGAATTTTTTCCTTTAGAAGCTACCAAAACGAACGTTTTTGGAACACAAAATGTAATTGATGCAGCCGGAATCAATAAAGTAAAAAAAGTAATTTGTTTAAGTACAGATAAGGCCGCTTATCCTATTAATGCTATGGGAATATCAAAAGCTTTGATGGAAAAAGTAGCAGTGGCAGCTTCTAGAAATTTAACTGATACTACTGTTTGTTTAACAAGGTATGGAAACGTAATGGCTTCTAGGGGCTCAGTGATTCCTTTATTTTTAAAGCAAATAAAAGAGAATAACCCTATTACTATTACAGATCCTAATATGACCCGTTTTTTAATGTCATTGGATGAAGCTGTGGAATTGGTTTTATTTGCTTTCGAGAATGGTAATCCAGGGGATTTATTTGTTAATAAAGCTCCAGCTGGAACTATTGGAGATTTAGCTCAAGCATTGAAAGAACTTTGTAATTCAAATAATGAGATAAAAATCATTGGAACTCGCCACGGTGAAAAATTATATGAGACTTTATGTACTCGTGAAGAAATGGTTAAAGCTGAAGATATGGGAGAGTTTTACCGTATTCCTGCGGATAATCGTGATTTGAATTATGCACAGTATTTTTCTGAAGGGGAAGAAGATGTCTCATTAATAGAAGATTATCACTCTCATAATACGGAGCAGCAAGGAGTTGAAGGAATGAAAAAACTTTTATCGACATTGCCACTCATTCGAAAAGAGGTTTTTGGAGAAGATGTTGCACAAATGCCAGGTTAA
- a CDS encoding AglZ/HisF2 family acetamidino modification protein, with the protein MLRPRIIPSLLVHENGLVKTVNFKNPKYVGDPINAVKIFNEKEVDELAIFDIDATVLGKEPNYSLIERLASQSMMPLCYGGGVKTIEQAQRIFSLGIEKIALSSAVLQNPKLITEISERVGAQSVIVVLDVKKKLFGGYEVYTHNGKKATGINPFKFVDEAQKLGAGEIVINSIDKDGQMKGYDLDLIAKVREKTTLPMTVLGGAGSLEDIEKVIDNHGVIGVAAGSLFVFKGPYKAVLINYPSQIEKNKIFKINQQ; encoded by the coding sequence ATGCTTAGACCAAGAATAATTCCAAGTTTATTAGTTCATGAAAATGGATTGGTAAAAACGGTAAACTTTAAAAATCCTAAATATGTAGGAGATCCTATTAATGCTGTTAAAATTTTTAATGAAAAAGAAGTTGATGAATTAGCGATATTTGATATTGATGCAACAGTATTAGGAAAAGAACCTAATTATAGTCTGATTGAAAGATTGGCCAGTCAGTCTATGATGCCTTTATGTTATGGAGGGGGAGTTAAAACAATAGAACAGGCTCAAAGGATATTTAGTCTTGGTATTGAAAAAATAGCTTTGAGTTCGGCAGTTTTGCAAAATCCAAAACTGATTACTGAAATTTCTGAGCGAGTAGGAGCTCAAAGTGTTATTGTAGTTTTGGATGTTAAAAAGAAATTATTTGGAGGATATGAGGTATATACTCATAATGGAAAAAAAGCTACAGGAATTAACCCTTTTAAATTTGTAGATGAAGCGCAAAAATTAGGAGCTGGCGAAATTGTAATTAATTCTATTGATAAAGATGGGCAAATGAAAGGTTATGATTTAGATTTAATTGCCAAAGTTAGAGAGAAAACAACTTTACCGATGACAGTGTTGGGAGGAGCTGGCTCTTTGGAAGATATCGAAAAAGTTATTGATAATCATGGTGTAATAGGTGTAGCGGCAGGGAGCTTATTTGTGTTCAAAGGTCCTTATAAAGCGGTTTTAATAAATTATCCATCACAAATAGAAAAAAATAAGATTTTTAAAATAAATCAACAATGA
- the hisH gene encoding imidazole glycerol phosphate synthase subunit HisH, translating into MITIIDYGVGNINAFVNVYKRVNVPTKIARTVADLEDAKKIILPGVGHFDHAMSELIKSGMREKLDELVMIKKIPVIGICVGMQMMGNLSDEGKLAGLGWIDASIKKFDETKIKQVTRLPHMGWNDVNPVISSPLFKGLEKDALFYFLHSYYFECNNASDILATSDYGGEFACAANHENIYGIQFHPEKSHHYGETLLHNFAKL; encoded by the coding sequence ATGATAACAATTATTGATTATGGCGTAGGTAATATTAATGCTTTTGTAAATGTTTACAAAAGAGTGAATGTTCCAACCAAGATTGCTAGAACTGTTGCAGATTTAGAAGATGCAAAGAAAATAATTTTGCCAGGAGTTGGTCATTTTGATCATGCAATGTCTGAGTTAATAAAATCTGGAATGCGTGAAAAACTTGATGAATTAGTAATGATTAAAAAGATACCAGTTATTGGTATTTGTGTTGGAATGCAGATGATGGGTAATTTAAGTGATGAAGGTAAATTAGCGGGGCTAGGTTGGATTGATGCCTCGATAAAAAAATTTGATGAGACAAAAATTAAACAAGTTACAAGACTTCCACATATGGGTTGGAATGATGTAAATCCAGTAATTTCTTCCCCATTGTTTAAAGGGTTGGAAAAAGATGCCCTTTTTTATTTTTTACATTCCTATTATTTCGAGTGTAATAATGCTTCTGATATTTTGGCTACATCAGATTACGGTGGTGAATTTGCCTGTGCTGCAAATCATGAAAATATTTATGGGATTCAATTCCATCCTGAGAAGAGTCATCATTATGGAGAAACCTTATTACATAATTTTGCAAAACTATAA
- a CDS encoding N-acetyl sugar amidotransferase, with translation MDKQKYQICTKTIMDTTDPKIVFNEVGESDYYTNYIETIKPNWHTDKKGHEELMHVAAKIKNEGKGKDFDCIIGLSGGLDSSYVAYIAKEVMGLRPLLFHVDAGWNTDKAVGNIEKLCNGLRLDLYTDVINWEEMKDLQVAFLKSQIADQDLPQDYAFFSGLYKFAKKNKIKYVLTGGNFSTECCREPEEWGGFPGIDTMLVKDIHSKFGKRPLKTFPLVDILSYKIYYRYVLGMQVFKPLNLLPYIKADAEKLLIDKFGWEPFQHKHHESRFTRFYEDYWLPRKFGFQKRRAHFSSLILTGQMTREEALDRISRPELSEEFLLKEFDYVADKLDLTVQQLQEIFEGENKTFHDYKNKIKIIGFGAKMMQKLGLEKRLFR, from the coding sequence ATGGATAAACAAAAATATCAAATTTGTACAAAGACTATTATGGATACTACAGATCCAAAAATAGTTTTTAATGAGGTGGGTGAGAGCGATTATTATACCAATTATATTGAAACCATTAAGCCAAATTGGCATACTGATAAAAAAGGTCACGAAGAATTAATGCATGTGGCTGCGAAAATTAAAAACGAAGGCAAAGGAAAAGATTTCGATTGTATTATTGGTTTAAGTGGTGGTCTGGATAGCTCATACGTAGCATATATCGCAAAAGAAGTTATGGGTTTGAGACCATTATTATTTCATGTCGATGCAGGTTGGAATACAGATAAAGCTGTTGGTAATATTGAAAAGCTATGCAATGGTCTTAGATTAGATTTATATACTGATGTAATTAATTGGGAAGAAATGAAAGATCTTCAAGTTGCATTTCTTAAGTCACAAATTGCAGATCAGGACTTGCCTCAAGACTATGCTTTCTTTTCGGGTTTATATAAATTTGCTAAGAAAAATAAAATTAAGTATGTTTTGACAGGTGGAAATTTCTCGACAGAATGTTGCAGAGAACCCGAAGAATGGGGAGGCTTTCCAGGTATCGATACCATGCTTGTAAAAGATATTCATTCTAAATTTGGTAAACGTCCGCTTAAGACTTTTCCGTTAGTGGATATTTTGAGTTATAAAATCTATTATCGTTATGTTTTGGGAATGCAGGTTTTTAAGCCCTTGAATTTACTTCCTTATATTAAAGCTGATGCAGAAAAGTTATTAATCGATAAGTTTGGTTGGGAACCATTTCAGCATAAACATCATGAATCTAGATTTACTCGTTTTTATGAAGATTATTGGTTACCAAGAAAATTTGGTTTTCAAAAAAGACGAGCCCATTTTTCAAGTTTGATTCTTACTGGACAAATGACAAGAGAAGAAGCATTAGATCGAATTTCAAGACCTGAGTTAAGCGAAGAGTTTTTACTAAAAGAATTTGATTATGTTGCGGATAAATTAGATTTGACTGTTCAACAACTACAAGAAATTTTTGAAGGTGAAAATAAAACTTTTCATGATTATAAAAATAAAATAAAAATAATAGGTTTTGGTGCAAAGATGATGCAGAAATTAGGACTTGAAAAACGATTATTTAGATGA